Sequence from the Phragmites australis chromosome 11, lpPhrAust1.1, whole genome shotgun sequence genome:
CCGGACAACGTTGTTTGCTAACTTTCCATAGTGAATAGGCCCGCATTCTCCTACTTTTGTAGTGTGTTTGCAACCATTGGGATGTATCTGCATAGTGTTTATAGAGTGTGCTCGCTCATTGGTAAGTATTTATTGTGCCTCACATTACTCAAACTTTCAAGTTAGCATGagaagcaaaaaataaaataaaaataataataaaaaaatcagttgCTAATATGCTCGTCAGTCAACAAACTGTCCGTCGctttgttgttcttttattggTAATTTATTGTGAGCCTCTTTGGGAGATGGCATGCCATTTTTAGGTAGCTTAAAATTCACTCTTATTTAAGAATATTTGTGGATCCACCTTAAAACTTGCAATGAATATTCGTGGTTAAGCCTTGATATTTTGTTGCTGTGACTATATAGATACTTAATACTTGTGGTCGCTGAGTCCGAAATTTTAGGTCAACGTGTCTTTTGACCAGCTTGCTTCATCCCAAATATCCTTATCATCACCTATCATTTGCCTAAAGATGTTAAGCACAAGCTTGCTGCTACTTGTATCCAGCTTGTCATAATGATTGATGGATAGCCTTGGTGAGTGGTTTCTTCTTTTGTTCAGTTGGACACTTGGACTGGAACATGTGGGACACTCAATGTGCTATTTTAGTTAGAAACTTCCACTGATCCCTTCTTGGGTTAAATGAATGATTCATGAGGTTTGCTTTTCCCTTAACCAAGCCACTGACTTTGATTTGCCAGCTCACTGTTTAACAGGCATGTGTTCTGTTGCTTTGATAACATATAACCAGTACTAAATACAACTTCCAATTTTGTAGATACACTTAGCATTGTAGTAATCAGCACATGTGGTATGCATCCACAGAAATACAAAATATCTCAACCAAACTGTATGGCTGACGATGTGTAAAACTCCATTAGAGTCAAATTTTTAGTTGTGATGTAGTCTAGGAGCTGAATTCTGTGGTTCATTGGCATGATGAGCTAATATAATGGAATGCTGCTGGAGGACATGTTCATTCTTCTTTTTGCTTGCAACTTTTAGTTGTGGCGTAACTTCTGCTATGTGTTCTTCTGGTTTGATGCAACAGCAGCACTACTTCTTCTGTGTTTTTAACTTTTTATGCTTTGAGAGTTATTGGATGCTGTGTTCtatatattttcttattttatataatttacttATGATAAACATAAGTAAATTTTACTTAGGATAATCATAGTATCCCTGCTACCTTTTTTGTACCATCCATTGAACATTTTTTACGTGCTGTTTCTAATCACTTCATGCTTTTGTCTTTTGCAGACACCATGTGGCCATAGCTTCTGCTTGAAATGCTTCCAAAAATGGATTCAGAATGGAAAAAGGACGTGTGGGAAATGTCGGGCACAGATCCCAGCCAAAATAGCTTAGCAGCCAAGAATTAACTCTGCATTAGTTGAAGCTATCCGGATGGCCAAGATTTCAAAGAATGCTAACTCAGCTGGCTCAGCAGCTCCATATCATTATATACAAAATGATGATAGACCTGACAAGGCATTTACAACTGAGAGGGCTAAGCGGGCTGGAAAGGCGAATGCTTCAAGTGGCCAGATCTTTGTGACTATTGCACCAGATCATTTTGGCCCTATTCTAGCAGAAAATGACCCCAAAAGGAATACTGGCGTTTGAGTTGGAGAAACATGGAAAGACCGACTTGAGTGCAGGTAATGGGGTGCTCATTTTCCCCATGTGGCTGGTATTGCTGGCCAGTCATCATATGGTGCTCAGTCAGTAGCACTCTCAGGAGGGtacgaagatgatgaagacCATGGGGAGTGGTTTCTTTATACCGGAAGGTTTACTAATCTAACTACTTGCtattcttctattttttccCCAGGATATGTTCACTTTATTGAAATATCTGTAAAATAATATCTACTGATGCAGTGGAGGGAGAGATCTAAGCGGGAACAAGCGAACCAACAAGGAGCAATCCTCTGATCAGAAATTTGAGAAGCTGAATGCTGCTTTGCGTATTAGTTGCTTGAGGGGTTACCCTGTCAGGGTTGTGCGGTATGTTCTTTTTGCCATGCTTACTCTTGAAACTGCAATGTTGTTCAAGTAGATTATGCACTGATCTGCTGCTGTAGTTTACATATCGTTGCTTCTCTTGACATTGAGATATGATTATAGGGCCATATTGTAGCCCAACAATGCTAACGATCATGATCTTCCTTCTATTGTTGTCTTTCCTCTATCTGTTTCCTGAATTGTTAAATATTGAGATTATTTGCTATTGTTACGTTATATAGTACTTCACATCCTCTTATCTTTGGCCTTTTGTCTCACTACATTCTCTTAATAGGTCCCATAAAGAGAAGCGTCCGTCGTATGCTCCTGAATCTGGTGTGAGGTATGATGGAATTTACAGAATAGAGAAATGTTGGAGGAAGATTGGTATTCAGGTAATTTCTTTCTCATGGATACAGATTTCAGATGTATCTTCATACTTTTATATCATGCAGTTGCTTATCAGTGAAAAAATTGAATAAATATATGGTAAGGTATTTTATACTCTTCTATCTTTTGCCATAGGGTAAGTTCAAGGTCTGCAGGTATCTCTTTGTACGCTGTGACGATGAACCAGCTCCTTGGACCAGGTTTGATAAAATACTTACCGTTTATCTTGTTACTATTAGACTATACCAGATTCTAAGAAAACGGGGCATTGTTCATGTTGACATCATATTCTTTGGTTTTCAGTGATGATCATGGTGACCGTCCAAGGCCATTGCCCAAGATTAAGGAGCTACAAGGTGCAATCGATATAACAGAGAGGAAAGGGCGTCCTTCATGGGCCTATGATGTATGTACAtctgtttcttcttcttgcAATATTACTGAACTGCATTTTGACTGGTTTATATTCATTGTTATAGGAGAAAGAATGTTGGAAATGGATGGTGCCTCCGCCAATCAGCAGGAAGCCTGTTCTCACTGGGGATCCTGAGACTGACAAGCAAGTCCGGAGAGTAGCAAAGCGTGCTCATATGTCTGTGGCTGAAAGGCTGCTGAAAGGTTCTTTGCTCTTCTGTTCGATTTATTTTTAGTGCCTTTTGTAATTTTGTGTTCATGGCTTGAAAGAACTGAAAGTTGTTGCAATCATTCTCTGAGAATTGTTTATGTTGCCTGGTCCTGCCCTGCAGAGTTTGGTTGTTCTATCTGCCGGAAAGTGATTAAAGAACCACTTACTACTACATGTGCTCATAACTTTTGCAAGACTTGTTTGCTTGGGGCATATGATAGCCAGTCCTCTATGAGGGAAAGAAGCCATGGTGGTCGGACTCTAAGGGCAcagaagattgtgaagaagtgCCCATCCTGCCCAACTGATATCTGTGACTTCCTAGAGAATCCACAGGTACGATTAAATATTAGTTTGTTGAAGCATGATACGGCTTGTAGTAGAGTTGCTGACATGTCTggtgatatttttctttcagaTCAACCGAGAAATGATGGATTTGATCGAGTCTTTGCAACGGAAGGCTGTTGACGAAGACTCCAAGGTGGCTCCAGACAGCAGTAACGACGCTGAGGAATCTGGTGATGGTGACTCGGAGGAGAATGATGGTGCTTTGGCAAAGGAAGAGGATGATAGCAGCTTGAATGAGGAAGAGCAAGATAGTGCTGAGGATAGGAAGACTGATGACGATTCAGATGTTAATGCTGATGGTTCTGTCAAGATTGTGGTCGAAATTAAGGAGGAAGGTCAGCAGCCTAAAAGGCACAAAGGAGATGCTGAGAAAGGCAAAGGTGATAAGAAGATCAAGACGAGTGCAATTGAAGTGGTGGATCTGCTAGTTGAAGAAGACGCTGTGAAACATATCAAGAAGGGTTCCAAGGAGGTTGAACACAAAGAAAGCCAGCAGCCTCAGAAGCGCAAGGGTGACGCTGAGATTGTCACAAGTGGCGCTAAAAGGATGAAGACCAGTGCTGGCGTTTAAGAGATTGCTGTGTTTGGCACTCCTGTCAAGCAGACCAGGAAGAGTGGTGAGGCGGATGGTAGTCCTATTGTGAGCAGCGGTCGCAGGGTAACTCGGAGCAGTGCAAATGCTAGTGAAGCTAATGATAGCCCTGCTAGAAGGACCAGAAGCCGTGCCAGGGCTGATGGTGGTTGCTGAAGGTGGTAGAAAGAGGCAGCGGATGAGCTGGGATGCTGATGGCGTGGAAGCAAAAGCCACATCTCGTTGAAGGCTCCATTTTTTTGGCCAAGTTGTATTTAGGCTGGGAGGTTTGCTTTCTTTTGGGAGATTGCTTACTCTAGCGGGATTTATGGGTGCAGTTCTTTTGGGGAAACCGACGATTTGGAATACCTGGAATCCTGGATGGTGGCTTATCGAAGATGCTTAAACTATTGAAGTTACCAGCTCCGTTGGACTTTCAATTGCTGCCTCCAGTTggaatatataaatatatatgtctctGTCTATGCCTGTGCTGTGTTTTTTTGTTGCTGCATCAGTTCAAACGACCTGCTCACTGGAAATGCTGACGAATGTGTCCTGGAGCATACGTCCATCGCATTTCGCGGTCTTTCTAGCCCTAAATGCATTGCAGTCTGTTTCTAGACTTGCAAAGGTAAAAGGAGATTTATGTTCGTCTGTTCTGAACTTGGTTGAGACTTCCAAATTCAGGGCAATATtgttgatataatggtaggcaagCTGCCATTTTGATGGTGCTCCTGTGAGGTTGCAGATTTGTTCCCGGATTGCAGAGAACGCAAAGAAGGCATACATGACTGCGGAAACTGCACAAAAGATAGCCAAAACACAAGGCAAGGTGAACACTGCATATATACTATATTGCAATCATCCCATGGAGCCGAGGCATGCCCGCATGAATGCAAGGGGAAGTTTAAGTTAGCACAGCAAAATAAACCCTAAAACAATTCAAGTTGCTTAGCATTTAGCAACTCTGATGAATTCAACTGTACAAGTTCCATTTCACCCTCTATCTCTTCACCTGCTTGCTCTTCGCCATACTTTGTAGCCGTCGATATATTGTTTGATAGGGCAAAACCGAGGGTCTCTTGAATATGTTAGGGTGAATCTTCAGCAGGTTCATGTAGAGCAGAGTTCTCATTAATCATTGCACTCACAAGTTACAACCTTGCTGACgaggaaaaaaagaagcaaaactGGGAATGATTTATTACTGGTTCTTCGGCCTCCAGTTTGTGACCAAATACTGGTTACCTTTGCTCCAAGCTGTCCCAAGTTGAGTTGGCTCGGCTGCTAGAGCTTCTTAGTTAGGTGAGGTTGATGGACTTCCGTCTTTAGTGTCGGAGCTAGTGAGTGGCCTGTTTCTCCCAGACCGAGACCGGACATTGTTCCCCACAGGGAAAGGCTCCTGATAAGGATTTGTAAAACCCCACGCCAGTCATTTCACAGCGTCATGTGGAACTCATGAACTCAGTATAGTTTGTACAACTAATAATCAATAGGTTTACCGTAATGACAATGGCAGCATAATAACTCATACCTGATCCCCTGCATTTGGACCATCTTTGTGGAAAAGGATGGGGCGGCACCATTTCTCTTCATTCATCAGGCTAGAATTCTGGAAATGGGCAATCAAAGCACTCCTCCCCTGGATCCTGGCGTACGCAAGTGACGCCACTTTCTCGCTATTGAACTTTTCCCATTTCTTGCCATTAAATGTCTGCAGAAAAGTATCAAGTCCAATTACTTATCAACATATATTCAATTGGAAACGGCGAGGCAGAGTAAACTAAATATACATAATCTAGTAAGGCATGGACATATAGCCATATACCTTGTAAAAAGGAATTATGTGCTGCGGATCAGTCATATTGATGAAAGCATAGCCCACATTACACTTGTTCTGTGGAAAGCAAACATTGCAACAGTTAGACCCTAGGAATTTTATGCAAGTTCCAGCCTTCGTActaagagaaaaatagaatagTAGACCTTAAAATCAATTGGAAGGTAGATGAAATCATAGGTTCCTCGGTGATTCTCATCAATGACAGCCAAAAGCAGCTTACAATTGTACCTGTCGATAGCATCAAGTGTGagtcaagaaaaaaaaggccAATAAGATACACTAGCCTGAGTAATGTGCAATAAAAAAATTGGCACAAGGTGTAAACGTACTTGTTAGGAATGTTTTTTATCATCAGTGTGGTGCGCAAGTCTTCACCCTTTGTTATGCGGTCAATGTCAAGCTCAAATTGCTTCTTGTTTTCAGACTGGACAGCGTTTCCATCATGCCTGCGGCTCCTGATCCGATCATTAGTGGCATCATATGAAGTGGAAACACGGATCATAGGATTCCTTCCACTGGTTGCATGAAAAATTTGCTGAAGTGATGGAAATCCAGCACTTACAGGGGAGAACATGGTCTCCCTGTAATTTCCTCGGGTAGGTGCAAATACAGAGAGATCTGATGGATACAGTTGAGGACTGCCAGGAAACCCTACATTCTCAAGAGATCCTGGATGAAAGGAGTGCACATTTACAAAACCACCTACATTATTTGGAGCTGAACCCAAGTGATGTTGGTCCATAGGATGAGCACCAGTGTTCAGCATATGCGGTGGCACAGCAGCGTAACCATGCATTTGCATCGGTTGCTGAAAGTTCGACCACGACATTGGAGCAGAGGGGCTTTGAGGAAAACCATTTGGGTTATTCCAGGTGTAATGATGTCCATGAAGTGGGCAACTTCCAATTCCAGAAACCccaaattctgaaaaaaaaatgtgctgATGAGCTTTGAAACATACAAAAGAAAACCCCCTCGAAGTATCACATCGGCTAATAAGTCAACATATTTCTATCCATATAACCGAGCCTTGCAAAAGTACATAAGTGTAACATAATATTCTGGTGAATAAAAATGTACAATTATAAAACTGCAATCCCTATAAAGAGCAGTGATTTTCATGCTAAATAGTTCAAACAATTAAACAATTTTGGAAAGACAAAATGGCGGGCAGTTTGAGAAGAGAAGGTCTACCTTCGTTTTGGTCAGAGGAATGACCATGAAGGTCACTGGAGCCGACCTTACGATTATTATAATCTACTCCTTCAGTTAATCTGAAGCTAGCATTCCTGGCACTTGATGCCATGGACTTAGAGCTATTGCAAATACCGTTATGATACTCTGGCAGTGAGTGTGGGTGGAAGGCTTGCAGTCCACACCCAAAGTTGCCTTGACCAAGCGACCCGCTAGGTACACAAAGGGTGGCTTGGTTACTGTGCTGACGTGTAGATTCGATTCTGATAGGTGACGATAAATTTTGAGGACCATTCATAGAGAATTGCTGCCTAACCGGAGAATATAAATTATGTAGAGAGCCATGCTCCCAACTTTTAGGCCCCAACTTTCCTGTTTGACATGTGGAAAGATAAGTCCAAGCTCAAAATGTATAAATAGCAGGAAGTGTACAATGTTAAAAATGGCTACAACTCAAATATATACCAATGATCCCAGGTGCAGAGTTCTTAAGCTGGTGAGGTTCAGTGTCCTGCTCCCATTCTCCAGAACATTGCTGTGTGAAGCTGTTGAATACAGAGCAAACATGTTACTTCACCGCACAAACTGATAGGGTTAGGTGGCAATATAGTACGACTGCCCTAGCACATAACATGAGAATGACAAAAGTTATAGTTGCATTGACAATTGGTTTTGTTTTCATGCAAACAAAAAGTTAGAATGATTCATACTAGTTGATTTCCGGTTACCATGGATGGAAGGAAGAATAGACAGCCCAATAAGTACATTGACTGAGTCAGCACCCACAAAGGCTACAAGAATCTGTGAAAAATGTGAAGTAGCATATGTTTTCCTTGCACCTATGAGTACATGCAGCATTAATTTGTTCTTTGTCCCATTGCCTAAGATTACTTCCAGTGTCTTGGAAAACTTCCAAGCATATATTAGTGCAGTATGAAGAAAGATAACAATAGAAAGCGCAAGTATGACAAGGCAATTAGTCCTTatgaagaaaaagaacaatATACAGTGCTCATACTACAAGATAATACCAAAATGGGGTAAATAAAAAACAGCCAAGCTAATTACCAGGATTTTGCTCCTCCAGGATGACTAAGCTCAACCTTGATTTTTGGGCATGACATATCACCCTTATTAAGGTCATTCAGCGCTGCCTCTGCTGCTCTAACATCATAGAACTCCACAAATTTCTTATTGCAGCTTGTAGGATCCCTGCAAATCTATAACCAACAAAAAGAATGGTCAAAAAAGTTTGAAACTTGAATTTTGTTAAGCAAGTTTAGGAATAATATTACCTCCTTGACATCACCATAAACACTAAGTATTTGGAGAAGCTCATCGTTGGAGGTGGAAGAGTCAATGATGGATACCGCCAGTATTCCGTTATTGAGATCTTTGTTTGGAACCTGTTCCTAGTAAAGTAGCACACAATGATGGCATCAACGAATTTGCATAGATTTGCATCGTTAAAGCAAATCGTTAAGGTAGTCATTAAGTGAAGTGAACAAgacttcaggaaacaaaaaaCTCTAGCATGATGCCATATCAAGATACTTTAAACACAAATGCCATATCAAGTATGCTTGTATCTATCTGACAAATAAGCCATGGTGACAAATACTTCTAGTTTCCTAGATGTGACTGAGTTCTAGAACCAGATACAGAAACATGCAAACAGtttagttcagaaaaaaaagacaaagcATATTGGAATGGAGGACATTGAGATATACTCATTTTTTTGTGATAACCGTTGCAGAATAAGCTATGGTGGTTAGATACAGGCATGGGCACATCCTAGGTTCCACCTATTATCTTGTTGTGCGATATGGGACCATCGTCTTACCAAGGTACAAGGTTCATCTTAGTGTAAGAACTGAAGTGGATTCTGAACTGGGTGCTCATTACTTATTGAGTCATTGTTGTAgacatttaatttttttgaaaactaGAGCTGAAAGAGACATAAAGGCATGTCATGCAAATTGCCGAAACATGATACTAAGAAATGCACGCCTTTCTGTGGTCCAAACCCGAGATGGGATACATTAAGTTGTTATTTGCTATTTATTGGCAGAAGTTTTTACCGGGTGACAAGTGTGTAATGCACAATTGCTCATGCTACCTTTCAGGACATagcataacttttttttttccgattaATACAAGAAACATATTCTTGCATACTGGCAAACTAATTTCAGAGATTGAATAAGGGACAGGTTATGAAAACATGTCCACATCAACAAAACTGATAATGTGCTTACCTTAGGAATGGAAAATTGTACATCAAGGTTCAATAGCCCCAGAGGTTTCTTATGCAGTGCTCTCATTGCATTCTTGGCAGCTCGTATGTCATAGTAAGACACTGTAACAAATCCATGGTTCTTGCAGGAGGTGTAAAGTGTCTGTACGTCACCATATTGCTGAAGGTCCAGATGAaagatatattatatatgtgtgTCTGAAAGAACAGTATTTACTAAAGTGAAATGAAATATGAAGAAGGAACAAGGGAAGTGTTGTTGAAACCTGAAATAGAACCTGTAGCTCAGAATcctcaatgcttgtgttaataTTTTTAATAGTAAGAGCTCTGGAAGGGTGTTTATTGATAGAGTGTTCCCCAGAAAGTTGACTCTTGAAGGATCCGTCATGAAATCTGTCACCATTGCTTGAATCATCATTCTCTAACTCCATTCCTCCTCCAGTGCAGAATATGTCTTCATCAGGATCATCCTGGTTAGACAAGTCAGTGTATTCAAAGCCATCAATAATGCCCGATAttaaatcatcatcatcgggaAGGAGGTCTCCAATAGTTTGAGCTTCAATTTCTTTCATGGACCTTagaggttcatctccatcacagCTGGAGTTATTTGCATCAACAGATTGACCAAGAACACCACTTGCCATCAATCTCGCTGCAGAAACATGAAGGCAAGACAAACAAAACATCGTCAACATCAAGGTAAAAAAGGAACTACTTATACAGTATTTTGGCTGAATAATACGAGTAGTAATACAACTAAgtttattaaaaaaaggaaTGTAACTCACATTTGCTACTGAACACTTCAGAGAAGGAGCTGGATGAAGGGCCATTTCCATAACCATGCACACGTTGATCAGCACTAGTTGGTTCAACAAAAGCTGTCTCTCTTGTAGACAAGCCAAGCCTGGATCTGGAGCTACTGAGGATATCACCCCAAGAAATTGATGGTAATCTTGAAGCATTTTCTTCTTGCCCCATCAAATTACTGAGGTTAAGCACGTCCAATTGGCCCTTGAACGCTTGAACTCCTGGATGTTCCAGACCACATGCAGGATTTACTCCCATGGGATGGTCCTTTTCAAGTGGAGAAGCGAAAATTGACTTGCTCTCTGACATTAATGAACATCAATAAGTACACTCAGTTCCTAAAGAGCTGTTCAATCTATTGTCATGTTACAACCTTCAACACATTAGTTGGATGATACGTTGATAATGGCATTTAATTGCTAACTGCGCTTACTTAACCTTCCAACTAATTCCTACCTAACTGTCTTCAGCAAAAACTCTATAAACATTCTAGCGTAAGAAAGTTCCTGCTGATTCTCTTGCCCAATTGTGCCAGAGATACCTTTGTCTACGAAACGTCCAAAATGCTTACTAAAAATTGGATGGTAATCAATTAGGCAACCTAGGTGGCATCTAGTCCAGACGGGTACTCCTTGGCAAGAAACAGTCTGAGCTAAATTGATGCAGCAGCCCAACTTTCTGTTTTAGTTCGTTAAAATTAGCTGCAAACTTCTTAATGAAAAACCTGCTCAGGCACGTCCTCGAAAATAAAATTAGCTGCAAAGAACAGGCAAGAGTTGACCAGAACAACAAGCAACCAGAATATCCACACTATAAAACATGAAGCATGAGTTTATGAGTTGTTCTCTGAAGCATGAGTTGGACAAGGCAAGTTAGCTATGCATCTTTTTAGGAGATTTTATTGAACCTGCAATAACTCCGCTAACTACCAACAGTGAGTATTAAAAAGAACTCATACATTTTGTAACGATGTATTGAAATATAGAACACCTAACTGACAGGTTCCATCATGCAAGAAGCAAGAATCATGAAATAGTAATCACAAATTTTCAAATCAAGCATGATCCACACCTTTCTGATCGACCATTGACTCTGATTTCCAAAATCCAACTTGTCTCTGCATAAATCATGGAAAGGAAATCATGTAAGCAATATCATTTTGAATTGTCAAAAAAAATCAAGGTTAAGCTTTTCATTGTTAACCTCAGCAGGGACGAGATCctcagagaagaaggaagatgaTGACTCTGACAGTGGACCAAACGCCCTCCTGTCTATGACTCCAGATGCTATCACCATAGGTGAAGGAAGTTTTGTCTTGACTCACTTTCTTTTGCTTCTGTAGTTTCTTCACCTCAACCTCTCGAGGTGATGGCCCCTCTCATTAATTGCCTGCTTAAGAAATATCGAAGGATAAGattgaaagaaacaaagagaaAGGATCTATATGAGCAACTATTTTAGCTCCCAAGCCCTACACTGTTTGAACTTTGAACAACTGCAAGTTTCTTTCAGATGCTTCTAGGGGGTGGAGAAATGTACAACGCCTCCTGGTTTTTTCTCAATGCATAGAAATCAAGAAAGGTAGTAATGGGGAGCGAGTTCACTATTGAGATGCTAGCCTACGGTACAAGGATAGATTACACCAGTCTTGTATCTTGAGGGATTTGCGCAAACTGTGGCAATGTTTGGGTTCCAACCAAAGAGGCCCTAACTCTGAAGCAAAATTAAGCTAATGGGAAGGGCAAAATTAAGGCAAGTAACTATGAAAGTCCTTAATAAGCTAATGGGGAACCGTCCGAATGGAACCAAAATTTATTGGGGAAAAGGCAATTCTGATAGAAACAGCTTTAAATTGATGAGCAAAACAAAATTTTCCTCTTTGTCTTTTCCTTGTTGTATGTGCATCCACAGCAGAAGAAGGATTCCCAAATGGGAAGGCAGCAATGTAGCATTTCCGCAGGGAACccaagcaaaagcaaaagagAAGTAGCAGGAGGAAGGAAAAACta
This genomic interval carries:
- the LOC133884353 gene encoding protein MEI2-like 3 isoform X1 encodes the protein MVIASGVIDRRAFGPLSESSSSFFSEDLVPAERQVGFWKSESMVDQKESKSIFASPLEKDHPMGVNPACGLEHPGVQAFKGQLDVLNLSNLMGQEENASRLPSISWGDILSSSRSRLGLSTRETAFVEPTSADQRVHGYGNGPSSSSFSEVFSSKSRLMASGVLGQSVDANNSSCDGDEPLRSMKEIEAQTIGDLLPDDDDLISGIIDGFEYTDLSNQDDPDEDIFCTGGGMELENDDSSNGDRFHDGSFKSQLSGEHSINKHPSRALTIKNINTSIEDSELQVLFQQYGDVQTLYTSCKNHGFVTVSYYDIRAAKNAMRALHKKPLGLLNLDVQFSIPKEQVPNKDLNNGILAVSIIDSSTSNDELLQILSVYGDVKEICRDPTSCNKKFVEFYDVRAAEAALNDLNKGDMSCPKIKVELSHPGGAKSCFTQQCSGEWEQDTEPHQLKNSAPGIIGKLGPKSWEHGSLHNLYSPVRQQFSMNGPQNLSSPIRIESTRQHSNQATLCVPSGSLGQGNFGCGLQAFHPHSLPEYHNGICNSSKSMASSARNASFRLTEGVDYNNRKVGSSDLHGHSSDQNEEFGVSGIGSCPLHGHHYTWNNPNGFPQSPSAPMSWSNFQQPMQMHGYAAVPPHMLNTGAHPMDQHHLGSAPNNVGGFVNVHSFHPGSLENVGFPGSPQLYPSDLSVFAPTRGNYRETMFSPVSAGFPSLQQIFHATSGRNPMIRVSTSYDATNDRIRSRRHDGNAVQSENKKQFELDIDRITKGEDLRTTLMIKNIPNKYNCKLLLAVIDENHRGTYDFIYLPIDFKNKCNVGYAFINMTDPQHIIPFYKTFNGKKWEKFNSEKVASLAYARIQGRSALIAHFQNSSLMNEEKWCRPILFHKDGPNAGDQEPFPVGNNVRSRSGRNRPLTSSDTKDGSPSTSPN
- the LOC133884353 gene encoding protein MEI2-like 3 isoform X2, which gives rise to MVIASGVIDRRAFGPLSESSSSFFSEDLVPAERQVGFWKSESMVDQKESKSIFASPLEKDHPMGVNPACGLEHPGVQAFKGQLDVLNLSNLMGQEENASRLPSISWGDILSSSRSRLGLSTRETAFVEPTSADQRVHGYGNGPSSSSFSEVFSSKSRLMASGVLGQSVDANNSSCDGDEPLRSMKEIEAQTIGDLLPDDDDLISGIIDGFEYTDLSNQDDPDEDIFCTGGGMELENDDSSNGDRFHDGSFKSQLSGEHSINKHPSRALTIKNINTSIEDSELQVLFQQYGDVQTLYTSCKNHGFVTVSYYDIRAAKNAMRALHKKPLGLLNLDVQFSIPKVPNKDLNNGILAVSIIDSSTSNDELLQILSVYGDVKEICRDPTSCNKKFVEFYDVRAAEAALNDLNKGDMSCPKIKVELSHPGGAKSCFTQQCSGEWEQDTEPHQLKNSAPGIIGKLGPKSWEHGSLHNLYSPVRQQFSMNGPQNLSSPIRIESTRQHSNQATLCVPSGSLGQGNFGCGLQAFHPHSLPEYHNGICNSSKSMASSARNASFRLTEGVDYNNRKVGSSDLHGHSSDQNEEFGVSGIGSCPLHGHHYTWNNPNGFPQSPSAPMSWSNFQQPMQMHGYAAVPPHMLNTGAHPMDQHHLGSAPNNVGGFVNVHSFHPGSLENVGFPGSPQLYPSDLSVFAPTRGNYRETMFSPVSAGFPSLQQIFHATSGRNPMIRVSTSYDATNDRIRSRRHDGNAVQSENKKQFELDIDRITKGEDLRTTLMIKNIPNKYNCKLLLAVIDENHRGTYDFIYLPIDFKNKCNVGYAFINMTDPQHIIPFYKTFNGKKWEKFNSEKVASLAYARIQGRSALIAHFQNSSLMNEEKWCRPILFHKDGPNAGDQEPFPVGNNVRSRSGRNRPLTSSDTKDGSPSTSPN